A segment of the Deltaproteobacteria bacterium genome:
TGGTGCTGGCCACCGACCTGGAGGCCCACCGGCGGCTCTCCCTGGCCTTCGAGAAGCGCGAGGTGGAGAAGACCTACCTGGCCCTCTGCCGCCGGCAGGATCCCGACGCGCCCACGGCCGGGCGGATCGATCTGCCCATCGCCGAGAACCCCCTCGGGGGGATGCAGGTGGTGCGCGAGCCCGATCCCACGGTGAAGGCCCGGGCGTCGCAGACCCGCTTCCGCGTCCTGTCGCTCGAGAAGGATCTCGCGGCCATCGAGGCCAGGCCCCGGACCGGGCGGCGGCACCAGATCCGCCTGCACCTGGCCGCCGTGGGCTGGCCGCTCGCGATCGATCCCCTCTACGGCGGGAAGGAGCCCCTGGAGAAGGACGGCGTCCGCTGCGAGCGCCTCACCCTCCACGCCTGGCAGCTCTCCTTGCCCGGGGAGGAGACCCTCGTCTGCCCGCCGCCCCCCGACCTCGCGCCCTTCCTGGGAGGCCTGCCGTGAAGGTAGTCACCGAGAAACGCCGCCATCCTCTGCCCGACGGGGAGGTCACCGTCCACGGCGCCGTGCGGAGCGTGACCGGGGCGATGCTCGAGGCCCGCCTGGGCGGCGCCCGGATCCTCATCGACTGCGGGGTGGCGCAGGGGAGGGACCGGGAGGGGTGGAGCTTCCCCGAGAGCGTGGCCGGGGTCGACGCCGTGGTGCTCACCCACGGGCACAACGATCACGTGGGCAGCCTGCCGGAGCTGATGGCGCTGGGCTACGCGGGACCGATCTTCGCCACCAGGGCCACCCTCCAGATCACCCGGGTGGTGGTGACCGACTCCTTGCGCCTGCAGCGGCGGCGCAACGAGGTCCGCCCCTTCGAGGAGTGGTTCGCGGCCCGCAGCCGGCCGGTGGCGCACGACGCCTGGACCGAGCTGCCGGGGGGCGAGGCCCGCCTCGCCCTGCGGGAGGCCGGGCACATCCTCGGCAGCGCCAGCGTCGAGTTGCGCTCGAGCGCCTCGCGGGTGATCGTCTCGGGAGACCTGGGGCGCCCGGACGTGCCGATCCTGCGGGATCCGAACACCACCTGGGACGACGACGTGCCGGTGAACCTGGTGTTGATGGAGAGCACCTACGGCGACCGGCGGCACCGGGCCATCCCCGACGAGGTCGAGGAGGACCTCCTCGAGATCGTGAGGAAGGTGGAGGCCGCCCGCGGCCGGCTGCTGGTCCCGGCCTTCGCCATCGGCCGCACCCAGCTGCTCCTCTACCACCTCAACAGCCTCCACGAGGCGGGCCGGATCGGTCCGATGCTGGTGGCCCTCGACTCCCCGATGGGGATCGAGATCACCGAGCTGCACCAGGCCCACCGCCGCCTCTTCGATCGGGAGGCCCTCGACCGCCTGCACCGGGGCGACGACCCCCTCGACTTCGACGGACTCTACGGGGTCCGCCGGGCCGAGGACTCCCGGCGCCTGCGGGAGGAGCCCGGACCGATGGTGGTGATCGCGGGCAGCGGGATGTGCACCGGCGGCCGCATCGTGGGCCACCTGGTGGAGCACCTCGACGACGCCTCGACCACCGTGCTCTTCGTGGGCTACCAGGCGGCGGGCACGCCCGGGCGGCGGATCCAGGAGGCCGCCGCCCAGAAGGGGTGGATCCGGCTCGAGGGGCGGGAGGTGCTGGTGCGGGCCCGGATCGCCACCCTGGAGGGCCTCTCGGCCCACGCGGACCAGGCGGAGCTGCAGGCCTGGCTCGCCGCCATCCCGGGGGTCGAGCGGGTGGGGCTCTACCACGGGGATCCCGGCGCCCAGGCGGCCCTCGCCGGCCTCCTCTCTCCGGGCTGAAGCGCTGCTATCCTCCGGGGCATGACCACGCCCCTCCAGACCCGGCTCGGGGTCCTTCGGGACCAGGGTGTCTCCCAGACGATCTGTGACCGGCTCGGTGAGCTGATCGAACAGGGCCCGCCCGAGATCCTGGCCAAGGCGGTGCCGCCGCGGCTGGCGGCGGGGTGGGGGACGGATCCCGAGGAGACCCTCGAGGCCTTCCTGCACGCGACGCGGGTGGGGCTCTTCGATCTGGAGTGGGATCTGCGCTGCCCCAGCTGCACCGGCCCGGTGCAGAACACGACCCACCTGCGCGAGCTGCGCTCGAAGGCGAGCTGTGACCTCTGCCAGATCGACTTCGAGGGCGGCTTCGACGACGCGGTCGAGGTGACCTTCCGCGTGCACCCCGATCTGCGAGACCTCTCCGGCCTCGATCTGGTGCAGGTGGTCCTGGCTCACATCGAGCCCTCGCCGGTGCTGCAGCTGCAGGCCGGGGCGGGGGGCAGGGCCGAGGGCGAGGTGGAGCTGAAGGAGGGGAACTACCACTGGATCGTGCCCGGGCAGATGGCCGCGGTCGGGATGCGGGTCGACGCCGCGGCGCCCGCCGGGGAGGCCGTGATCCGCCTGCGCAGCGACGGGCACCTGATCGATCGCGGCGCCTGGCTGCGGGCGCCGGGCACCTACCGGGTCGTGCTGGAGGCGAGGCCGGAGGCCGACGACGAGATCCTCCTGACCCGGGCCTCGGACGCCCCCTGGATCTCGGCCGCGGAGATCGCCTGCCGCCAGAGCTTCCGGGATCTCTTCTCCTCGGAGCTGATCCGCGCCGACCAGACCTTCTCGGTGAAGAACCTCGCCTTCGTCTTCACCGACATCAAGGGCTCGACCGAGCTCTACGAGCGCCTCGGTGACGCCCGGGCCTTCGAGCTGGTGCGGGAGCACTTCGACATCATCATCGAGCTGGTGAAGCGCCACCGGGGCGCCATCGTGAAGACCATCGGCGACGCGGTGATGGCGACCTTCCAGTCCTCCGAGGACGCCCTGCGCTTCATCTTCGAGATGCACACCGACTTCGACCGCTTCAACGAGGCCG
Coding sequences within it:
- a CDS encoding RNA pseudouridine synthase, whose amino-acid sequence is MERIAQGEGWVAVAKPSGLPVVPTRQDPEGETVQRLLEAELGQKVWVVHRLDMLTSGVLVLATDLEAHRRLSLAFEKREVEKTYLALCRRQDPDAPTAGRIDLPIAENPLGGMQVVREPDPTVKARASQTRFRVLSLEKDLAAIEARPRTGRRHQIRLHLAAVGWPLAIDPLYGGKEPLEKDGVRCERLTLHAWQLSLPGEETLVCPPPPDLAPFLGGLP
- a CDS encoding MBL fold metallo-hydrolase, which translates into the protein MKVVTEKRRHPLPDGEVTVHGAVRSVTGAMLEARLGGARILIDCGVAQGRDREGWSFPESVAGVDAVVLTHGHNDHVGSLPELMALGYAGPIFATRATLQITRVVVTDSLRLQRRRNEVRPFEEWFAARSRPVAHDAWTELPGGEARLALREAGHILGSASVELRSSASRVIVSGDLGRPDVPILRDPNTTWDDDVPVNLVLMESTYGDRRHRAIPDEVEEDLLEIVRKVEAARGRLLVPAFAIGRTQLLLYHLNSLHEAGRIGPMLVALDSPMGIEITELHQAHRRLFDREALDRLHRGDDPLDFDGLYGVRRAEDSRRLREEPGPMVVIAGSGMCTGGRIVGHLVEHLDDASTTVLFVGYQAAGTPGRRIQEAAAQKGWIRLEGREVLVRARIATLEGLSAHADQAELQAWLAAIPGVERVGLYHGDPGAQAALAGLLSPG
- a CDS encoding DUF5939 domain-containing protein, with amino-acid sequence MTTPLQTRLGVLRDQGVSQTICDRLGELIEQGPPEILAKAVPPRLAAGWGTDPEETLEAFLHATRVGLFDLEWDLRCPSCTGPVQNTTHLRELRSKASCDLCQIDFEGGFDDAVEVTFRVHPDLRDLSGLDLVQVVLAHIEPSPVLQLQAGAGGRAEGEVELKEGNYHWIVPGQMAAVGMRVDAAAPAGEAVIRLRSDGHLIDRGAWLRAPGTYRVVLEARPEADDEILLTRASDAPWISAAEIACRQSFRDLFSSELIRADQTFSVKNLAFVFTDIKGSTELYERLGDARAFELVREHFDIIIELVKRHRGAIVKTIGDAVMATFQSSEDALRFIFEMHTDFDRFNEAEAVRDDIIVKVGLHRGPCIAVNLNDRIDYFGRSVNTAARVQGLSVGGDIVISARTVEDPRVEALLGDGGWGREAFEAELKGIEGKVPLLRLARAGS